From Streptomyces sp. NBC_00775, one genomic window encodes:
- a CDS encoding HD domain-containing protein: MQQAHRALLIGVGNVPSAPGLTEPLDTVVATDLQLMDTALQGAGYEVETLLDAVKSKISTRLYEVAREVPVGGTLLVYFTGHGVRVGTEDFLVPADVTPPSDGNWQGPYVDSLLSAKISPLLKECKADTVLWLIDACRTDMTAGGDPFGNSSDNGPPGSGFAVMMGCSAGERSGYTSEGSFFTRSLADALGPMTPARTVQQVFDMARAKTHEGARRLRGLTQTPTIRYGTNSEEETRGREICTGRELLESWRDAVHKTPLWQRVVASDQRSVSRFQGSLDALVEQCARTLYLAQDRLPAPDPWNDDAFPVRLLQDRLPQLMPESATLSAIEAAALVAAPFLHEAAWANRLSQAVEATPYDLERRSDGGAHRRHYEQIVDQHARVARKVTECRARDRDQDVTAVTMWLVHRWIAERFETDDAAVPSEPAHTLAKSLLGARDAVADDRVHELADLLRATAAAIGGEEPPDGEETHALSKVLLPDGHQCFRIRPLTRLLRLAATLAVDVRSFPDVVAEHLAVTDPVLPQEVIGIARRLSWARDGDALHLDAPCPHQALHAALTEIAEQGHQHAEQIAGLAKSLPEPEAALLVGVPTKVTARDVRPRRTSRGPSYEIPLLRFHLAQTEVRELLMGEQLYGGEPQLALRELYQNAMDACRYRAMRWSYLRNTGSDPDNWSGQIVITQGQDERGHYVECRDNGVGMSAEQLKYTFTRAGSRFEQSKAFRREQSRWLRHDSALRLYPNSRFGIGVFSYFMLADEMTIVTRQVSTEGIPAKHALQVDIPSSGSLFRIQRHDGSGDGMARGGTRVRLYLRSNVVAEGLSCVNALRKLIRVSEFSLEVSDSAGVPHMWTPDVLQPAPDSTDGEPLEAVRDVLWWVPGEGAVLCDGIMTDQKPFGFVLNLTGPHAGRLSVSRKELQDFDADWAEENWRKGAAALVDWPQLTMEWLWQLDRRNRPVAEVLHDEWRGRGIAVRRGMQESHALDIEGWFHLDNAYISSAQSKRSNVERPQLAPWRYAALGMRHGSFASSAPLSLEGYPVPGPGDASLPTDTQQMWWKVVRHAADHGQTVRDVVRRQRRLRIAHTSEGPPPVTGEDPSWVPDEFDRAITRRLDTAENLGWVADASRHPDELGNLVLASQQLGMPLGEVIGRCARYAPLRVAPFPDVPTHHENYVCTARDIAHLLISQPFTPSVRRVSGPEDVRAVSESTHAPVSEILDTLTRFEWLGWTTPAAAEVDAWIKLDEDAFAVLKSFTWVGPDGRRVLPWAATFAMAERLGADLGEAEEELARIATSMDMVHERRYTHGSQGRHLVPSARAVELVGELAEYDCPLEDGVRLNELAYAAHVTEKDAELPGAVNELQTAGVSLPENIDIIFAWADLPLRSRYVLSGKDLSYSSEDCPAEYLTTAALFQSAEFLHEALQEVWEIARRDADRFGLAVPPLPHEFAQYRPTHRECLALTYQTLDANGEYLPYAWKSLTPAALAAYAKDSEIDTRTAYERLAALRPLGALVPDLPREALDALPRAVPSGHDLVALSSEHRLTDEEEPPSPLDLVSLAGRLGEPLPETVRRIEPYLPLWPTASVLPPTPNTIPLWQDLILLTEHLDGRLPAVEGLMSPRHVTLAADATGECEAWIRSRLRLYATMFDLHLDKDHD; encoded by the coding sequence ATGCAACAGGCACACAGGGCTCTCTTGATCGGTGTCGGAAACGTGCCCTCGGCACCCGGTCTGACAGAGCCTCTCGACACCGTGGTCGCGACCGATCTCCAGTTAATGGACACGGCACTCCAGGGGGCGGGGTACGAGGTCGAAACGCTGTTGGACGCGGTGAAGTCCAAGATCAGTACGAGGCTCTACGAAGTGGCCCGCGAGGTACCCGTCGGCGGCACCCTCCTGGTGTACTTCACCGGCCACGGTGTCCGAGTCGGCACTGAGGACTTCCTGGTCCCGGCGGACGTCACACCGCCAAGCGACGGGAACTGGCAAGGACCCTACGTAGATTCGTTGCTGTCCGCGAAAATCAGCCCGCTCCTCAAGGAGTGCAAGGCGGACACCGTCCTGTGGCTGATCGACGCATGCCGCACCGATATGACCGCAGGCGGTGATCCGTTCGGCAACAGCAGCGACAACGGCCCGCCGGGCAGTGGCTTCGCCGTGATGATGGGCTGCTCCGCCGGCGAGCGCAGCGGCTACACATCGGAGGGCAGCTTCTTCACCCGCTCCCTCGCCGACGCATTGGGACCGATGACGCCGGCGCGGACGGTCCAACAGGTCTTCGACATGGCGCGCGCGAAGACGCACGAAGGGGCTCGCCGCCTCCGCGGTCTGACCCAGACGCCGACGATCCGGTATGGAACAAACTCCGAGGAGGAAACCCGGGGCAGGGAGATCTGCACCGGTCGCGAACTCCTCGAATCCTGGCGCGATGCCGTGCACAAGACTCCGCTGTGGCAACGCGTCGTCGCGAGCGACCAGAGAAGCGTGTCCCGTTTCCAGGGGTCCTTGGACGCTCTCGTGGAGCAATGCGCGCGAACGCTGTATCTGGCGCAGGACCGGCTACCCGCTCCGGATCCGTGGAACGACGACGCTTTTCCGGTGCGCCTGCTGCAGGACCGGCTGCCTCAGCTGATGCCCGAGTCCGCCACACTCTCGGCGATCGAGGCTGCGGCCCTGGTCGCGGCTCCCTTCCTCCACGAGGCCGCCTGGGCGAACCGACTGAGCCAGGCGGTGGAGGCCACCCCGTACGACCTGGAACGGCGCTCGGACGGGGGTGCCCACCGCAGACACTACGAGCAGATCGTCGACCAGCACGCGCGCGTGGCACGCAAGGTGACCGAGTGCCGTGCGCGGGACCGTGATCAGGACGTCACCGCCGTGACAATGTGGCTGGTGCACCGCTGGATCGCAGAACGGTTCGAAACGGACGACGCGGCGGTGCCCTCCGAGCCGGCCCATACGCTCGCGAAGTCTCTACTCGGCGCGCGCGACGCGGTCGCCGACGACCGGGTGCACGAACTCGCGGACCTCCTGCGGGCCACGGCGGCAGCCATCGGGGGCGAGGAACCGCCGGACGGCGAGGAGACCCACGCCCTGAGCAAGGTGCTCCTGCCGGATGGCCATCAGTGCTTCCGGATACGTCCGTTGACGCGGTTACTGCGTCTCGCGGCCACCCTGGCCGTGGACGTGCGGTCCTTCCCGGACGTGGTGGCCGAGCACTTGGCAGTCACCGACCCCGTCCTGCCGCAGGAGGTCATCGGCATCGCCCGCAGGCTGAGCTGGGCACGTGACGGTGACGCCCTCCATCTGGACGCGCCTTGCCCGCATCAAGCGCTGCACGCGGCACTCACCGAGATCGCCGAGCAGGGCCACCAGCACGCCGAGCAGATCGCGGGACTGGCCAAGAGCCTGCCGGAACCCGAGGCCGCCCTGCTCGTGGGGGTACCCACCAAGGTGACGGCTCGTGACGTCCGCCCACGACGGACGTCACGCGGACCTTCGTACGAGATCCCACTGCTCCGCTTCCACCTCGCGCAGACCGAAGTGCGTGAGCTGCTGATGGGCGAGCAACTGTACGGCGGTGAACCGCAGTTGGCGCTGCGCGAGCTCTATCAGAACGCCATGGACGCCTGCCGCTACCGTGCGATGCGCTGGTCCTATCTGCGGAACACGGGCTCGGATCCGGACAACTGGTCGGGCCAGATCGTCATCACCCAGGGCCAGGACGAGCGCGGGCATTACGTCGAGTGCCGGGACAACGGCGTGGGCATGAGCGCGGAGCAGCTCAAGTACACCTTCACGCGCGCGGGAAGCCGATTCGAGCAGTCGAAGGCGTTCCGTCGCGAACAGTCCCGGTGGCTGCGTCACGACTCCGCGCTGCGGCTATACCCCAACAGCCGCTTCGGCATCGGTGTGTTCAGCTACTTCATGCTCGCCGACGAGATGACCATCGTGACCCGCCAGGTGAGCACCGAGGGCATTCCGGCGAAACACGCCCTCCAGGTGGACATCCCGAGCAGTGGCAGCCTGTTTCGCATCCAGCGCCATGACGGTTCTGGTGACGGCATGGCCAGAGGCGGCACGCGGGTAAGGCTGTATCTCCGCAGCAACGTGGTGGCGGAGGGTCTGTCCTGTGTCAACGCCCTGCGGAAGCTCATCAGGGTCAGCGAGTTCAGCCTGGAGGTGAGCGACTCTGCGGGCGTTCCGCACATGTGGACGCCGGACGTCCTGCAGCCTGCACCCGACAGCACCGACGGTGAGCCGCTGGAAGCCGTGCGCGATGTGCTGTGGTGGGTGCCCGGCGAGGGCGCGGTGCTGTGCGACGGCATCATGACGGACCAGAAGCCGTTCGGCTTCGTACTCAATCTCACCGGCCCGCACGCGGGGCGCCTCAGCGTGAGCCGCAAAGAGCTCCAGGACTTCGATGCCGACTGGGCGGAGGAGAACTGGCGCAAGGGGGCGGCCGCACTCGTCGACTGGCCGCAGTTGACCATGGAGTGGCTGTGGCAGTTGGACCGGCGCAACCGGCCCGTCGCCGAGGTACTCCACGACGAGTGGCGTGGCCGGGGCATCGCCGTACGCCGTGGCATGCAGGAGTCGCACGCACTCGACATCGAGGGGTGGTTCCACCTCGACAATGCGTACATTTCCAGTGCCCAGTCGAAGAGATCGAACGTCGAGCGCCCTCAGCTCGCGCCGTGGCGCTACGCCGCCCTGGGAATGAGGCACGGCTCCTTCGCCTCGTCCGCCCCCCTGAGCCTGGAAGGCTATCCGGTGCCGGGACCGGGCGACGCGTCCCTGCCCACGGACACCCAGCAAATGTGGTGGAAGGTCGTGAGACACGCAGCGGATCACGGCCAGACGGTGCGTGACGTGGTCAGACGCCAGCGTCGACTGCGCATCGCCCACACCAGCGAAGGCCCGCCGCCCGTGACGGGGGAAGATCCGTCGTGGGTTCCCGACGAGTTCGACAGAGCCATCACCCGTCGGCTGGACACCGCCGAAAACCTTGGCTGGGTGGCCGACGCCAGCAGACACCCCGATGAACTTGGGAACTTGGTTCTCGCCTCGCAACAGTTGGGAATGCCGCTGGGAGAGGTCATCGGGCGTTGCGCGCGGTACGCGCCGCTGCGCGTGGCGCCTTTTCCGGACGTCCCGACCCATCACGAGAACTACGTGTGCACAGCAAGGGATATCGCACATCTACTGATCTCCCAACCGTTCACCCCTTCCGTACGGCGTGTGAGTGGACCGGAGGACGTACGCGCGGTCAGCGAAAGCACCCATGCGCCGGTCTCGGAGATCCTCGACACACTGACCCGGTTCGAATGGCTCGGCTGGACCACCCCCGCCGCCGCGGAAGTCGACGCATGGATAAAGCTCGACGAGGATGCCTTCGCCGTCCTCAAGTCCTTCACCTGGGTCGGGCCCGACGGACGGCGAGTGCTGCCGTGGGCCGCTACCTTCGCCATGGCCGAGCGCCTGGGAGCGGACCTCGGCGAAGCCGAGGAAGAGTTGGCGCGGATCGCCACGAGCATGGACATGGTGCATGAACGCCGCTACACACACGGTTCCCAGGGCCGGCATCTGGTCCCCTCCGCTCGGGCGGTGGAACTCGTGGGAGAACTTGCCGAGTACGACTGCCCACTGGAGGACGGTGTCCGTCTGAACGAACTCGCCTATGCCGCCCATGTGACGGAGAAGGACGCAGAGCTCCCCGGTGCTGTCAACGAACTGCAGACGGCGGGTGTCAGCCTTCCGGAGAACATCGACATCATCTTCGCGTGGGCGGATCTGCCGCTGCGCAGTCGGTACGTCCTTTCCGGCAAGGACCTCTCCTACAGCTCCGAGGACTGCCCTGCGGAGTATCTGACCACGGCTGCGCTCTTCCAATCCGCCGAGTTTCTTCACGAAGCCCTCCAGGAGGTGTGGGAGATCGCCCGCCGGGACGCCGACCGCTTCGGACTGGCCGTGCCCCCACTTCCGCACGAGTTCGCGCAGTACCGCCCCACCCACCGCGAATGCCTGGCTCTGACGTATCAAACGCTCGATGCCAACGGCGAGTACCTCCCTTACGCATGGAAGTCGCTGACACCTGCGGCTCTCGCGGCCTACGCCAAGGATTCCGAGATCGACACGCGCACCGCCTACGAACGCCTCGCCGCGCTGCGCCCCCTCGGCGCTTTGGTGCCGGATCTGCCGCGAGAAGCACTCGACGCGCTGCCCAGGGCGGTCCCGAGCGGCCACGACCTCGTGGCCCTCTCCTCAGAGCACCGGTTGACCGACGAGGAGGAACCGCCCAGCCCCCTCGACCTGGTCAGCCTCGCGGGCAGGCTCGGGGAACCGCTCCCCGAAACCGTCCGCCGTATCGAGCCCTACCTCCCCCTGTGGCCCACGGCGAGCGTGCTGCCGCCCACCCCGAACACCATCCCTCTCTGGCAGGACCTCATCCTCCTCACCGAGCACCTCGACGGCAGACTCCCCGCCGTCGAAGGCCTTATGTCACCGCGCCACGTCACGCTCGCCGCTGACGCGACCGGCGAGTGCGAGGCGTGGATCCGAAGCCGACTGCGCCTGTACGCCACGATGTTCGACCTACACCTGGACAAGGACCATGACTAA
- a CDS encoding pyridoxamine 5'-phosphate oxidase family protein — MGKTYERIDGRLRTFIEAQPLFFTATAPLSGDGTVNLSPKGLTGSFAVIDELTVAYLDFAGSNAETIAHLRENGRITLMWCAFQGPPNIVRVHGRGEPVFRDDPRFEGLLGHFPSIDPTPHGLRAIIVVTAELVRDTCGYAVPFMSYEEDRDLHGKRFAREDDVSLSEYFTKKDHVATSLDGLPGLPLPLPPSTV, encoded by the coding sequence ATGGGAAAGACCTATGAGCGCATAGACGGCAGACTGCGTACATTCATCGAGGCGCAGCCCCTCTTCTTCACCGCGACCGCACCCCTGTCCGGGGACGGCACGGTCAACCTCTCCCCCAAGGGACTCACCGGTTCGTTCGCCGTGATCGACGAACTGACCGTGGCCTACCTGGACTTCGCCGGAAGCAACGCCGAGACCATCGCGCATCTGAGGGAGAACGGCCGGATCACCCTCATGTGGTGTGCCTTCCAGGGCCCGCCGAACATCGTGCGGGTGCACGGCCGTGGCGAGCCGGTCTTCCGTGACGACCCGCGCTTCGAGGGGCTGCTCGGTCACTTCCCTTCCATCGACCCGACCCCGCACGGTCTGCGCGCGATCATCGTCGTGACGGCCGAGCTTGTTCGGGACACCTGCGGCTATGCGGTGCCGTTCATGTCGTACGAGGAGGATCGCGATCTGCACGGGAAGCGGTTCGCGCGTGAGGACGACGTCTCGCTGAGCGAGTACTTCACGAAGAAGGATCACGTGGCTACGAGCCTGGATGGGTTGCCTGGGTTGCCGCTTCCGTTGCCGCCGTCCACGGTCTAA
- a CDS encoding argininosuccinate synthase, with protein sequence MTERVVLAYSGGLDTSVAIGWIAEETGAEVIAVAVDVGQGGEDLDVIRKRALACGAVEAEVADAKDEFADEYCLPAIKANALYMDRYPLVSALSRPTIVKHLVAAAQKHGATTVAHGCTGKGNDQVRFEAGIVALAPDLKCIAPVRDYAMTRDKAIAFCEEKQLPIATTKKSPYSIDQNVFGRAVETGFLEDIWNAPIEDIYEYTSNPATPREADEVVISFKEGVPVAIDGKPVTVLQAIQQLNERAGAQGIGRIDMVEDRLVGIKSREVYEAPGAIALITAHQELENVTVERELARYKRQVEQRWGELVYDGQWFSPLKRALDGFINEANQHVNGDIRMTLHGGRAVVTGRRSDTSLYDFNLATYDTGDSFDQAAAKGFIDIYSLSSKIAAKRDLA encoded by the coding sequence GTGACCGAGCGCGTCGTACTCGCCTACTCAGGCGGTCTGGACACCTCCGTCGCCATCGGCTGGATCGCCGAGGAGACGGGCGCCGAGGTCATCGCTGTCGCGGTCGACGTCGGCCAGGGCGGCGAGGACCTGGACGTCATCCGTAAGCGCGCGCTCGCCTGCGGTGCCGTCGAGGCCGAGGTCGCGGACGCCAAGGACGAGTTCGCCGACGAGTACTGTCTCCCGGCGATCAAGGCCAACGCCCTCTACATGGACCGCTACCCGCTGGTCTCCGCCCTCTCCCGCCCGACGATCGTCAAGCACCTCGTCGCCGCCGCTCAGAAGCACGGCGCCACCACGGTCGCCCACGGCTGCACCGGCAAGGGCAACGACCAGGTCCGCTTCGAGGCCGGCATCGTCGCCCTCGCCCCCGACCTCAAGTGCATCGCCCCGGTCCGTGACTACGCGATGACCCGGGACAAGGCGATCGCCTTCTGCGAGGAGAAGCAGCTCCCGATCGCCACCACCAAGAAGTCCCCGTACTCCATCGACCAGAACGTCTTCGGGCGCGCGGTCGAGACGGGCTTCCTGGAGGACATCTGGAACGCGCCGATCGAGGACATCTACGAGTACACCTCGAACCCGGCCACCCCACGCGAGGCCGACGAGGTCGTCATCTCCTTCAAGGAGGGCGTCCCGGTCGCCATCGACGGCAAGCCCGTCACCGTCCTCCAGGCCATCCAGCAGCTCAACGAGCGCGCGGGTGCCCAGGGCATCGGCCGGATCGACATGGTCGAGGACCGGCTCGTGGGCATCAAGTCCCGCGAGGTGTACGAGGCTCCGGGCGCGATCGCGCTCATCACGGCCCACCAGGAGCTGGAGAACGTCACCGTCGAGCGCGAACTGGCCCGCTACAAGCGGCAGGTCGAGCAGCGCTGGGGTGAACTGGTCTACGACGGCCAGTGGTTCTCCCCGCTCAAGCGCGCCCTGGACGGCTTCATCAACGAGGCCAACCAGCACGTCAATGGCGACATCCGGATGACCCTGCACGGCGGACGCGCGGTCGTCACCGGCCGGCGCTCCGACACCTCGCTCTACGACTTCAACCTCGCGACGTACGACACGGGCGACTCGTTCGACCAGGCCGCGGCCAAGGGCTTCATCGACATCTACAGCCTGTCGTCGAAGATCGCCGCGAAGCGGGACCTGGCGTAA
- the argH gene encoding argininosuccinate lyase — MSSNSGDVRLWGGRFADGPAEALAKLSASVHFDWRLAPYDIAGSRAHARVLHKANLLTEDELTRMIAGLDELEADVADGSFVGTIADEDVHTALERGLLERLGPDLGGKLRAGRSRNDQVATLFRMYLRDHARVIGGLIAELQDALIGLAEAHPDVAMPGRTHLQHAQPVLFAHHVLAHVQSLSRDAERLRQWDERTAVSPYGSGALAGSSLGLDPEAVAKDLGFEHGSVANSIDGTASRDFVAEFAFITAMIGVNLSRIAEEVIIWNTKEFSFVTLHDAFSTGSSIMPQKKNPDIAELARGKSGRLIGNLTGLMATLKALPLAYNRDLQEDKEPVFDSCDQLEVLLPAFTGMMATLTVNRERMEELAPAGFSLATDIAEWLVKQGVPFRVAHEVAGECVKVAEADGIELDGLTDEQFAKISAHLTPEVRSVLNVPGALASRDGRGGTAPSAVAIQLAEVKTDVAAQHAWAKAKEKR, encoded by the coding sequence GTGAGCAGCAACAGCGGAGACGTACGGCTCTGGGGCGGCCGTTTCGCCGACGGTCCCGCCGAGGCCCTGGCCAAGCTGTCCGCGTCGGTCCACTTCGACTGGCGTCTCGCGCCGTACGACATCGCCGGATCACGCGCCCACGCGCGCGTGCTGCACAAGGCGAACCTCCTCACGGAGGACGAGCTGACGCGGATGATCGCGGGCCTCGACGAGCTCGAAGCCGATGTCGCGGACGGGTCCTTCGTGGGCACCATCGCCGACGAGGACGTGCACACCGCCCTGGAGCGCGGGCTGCTGGAGCGCCTCGGCCCCGACCTCGGCGGCAAGCTGCGCGCCGGCCGTTCCCGCAACGACCAGGTCGCGACCCTCTTCCGCATGTACCTGCGCGACCACGCCCGCGTCATCGGCGGCCTGATCGCCGAGCTCCAGGACGCGCTGATCGGTCTGGCCGAGGCGCACCCGGATGTCGCGATGCCGGGCCGTACGCACCTCCAGCACGCTCAGCCGGTGCTCTTCGCCCACCACGTCCTCGCGCATGTCCAGTCCCTGTCCCGGGACGCCGAGCGGCTGCGCCAGTGGGACGAGCGGACGGCCGTGTCGCCGTACGGCTCGGGCGCGCTGGCCGGTTCGTCGCTCGGCCTGGACCCGGAGGCGGTCGCGAAGGACCTCGGCTTCGAGCACGGCTCCGTCGCGAACTCCATCGACGGCACGGCCTCGCGCGACTTCGTCGCCGAGTTCGCCTTCATCACCGCGATGATCGGCGTCAACCTCTCCCGGATCGCCGAAGAGGTCATCATCTGGAACACGAAGGAGTTCTCCTTCGTCACCCTCCACGACGCGTTCTCGACCGGCTCCTCGATCATGCCGCAGAAGAAGAACCCGGACATCGCGGAGCTGGCGCGCGGCAAGTCGGGCCGGCTGATCGGCAACCTCACCGGCCTGATGGCGACCCTCAAGGCCCTCCCGCTCGCGTACAACCGCGACCTCCAGGAGGACAAGGAGCCGGTCTTCGACTCCTGCGACCAGCTGGAGGTCCTGCTCCCCGCGTTCACCGGCATGATGGCCACGCTGACCGTCAACCGTGAGCGCATGGAGGAGCTGGCCCCGGCCGGCTTCTCGCTCGCCACCGACATCGCCGAGTGGCTGGTCAAGCAGGGCGTGCCGTTCCGCGTAGCGCACGAGGTCGCCGGCGAGTGCGTGAAGGTCGCGGAGGCCGACGGCATCGAGCTCGACGGCCTGACCGACGAGCAGTTCGCGAAGATCAGCGCCCACCTGACTCCGGAGGTGCGGTCGGTCCTCAACGTCCCCGGCGCCCTGGCGTCCCGCGACGGCCGAGGCGGCACGGCCCCGAGCGCGGTCGCGATTCAGCTGGCCGAGGTGAAGACGGACGTGGCGGCCCAGCACGCGTGGGCCAAGGCCAAAGAGAAGCGGTAA
- a CDS encoding aldo/keto reductase, whose protein sequence is MPFARLATATTPTCHIGLGLAAVGRPGYINLGRDHDLGENRSVDALRERTHELLEAAYAQGVRYFDVARSYGRSEEFLADWLGGRPDIDDVVVGSKWGYTYTADWRTDAEAHEVKDHSVATYERQRAETAELLDDRLDLYQIHSLTPDSPALTDKELHAKLAEAAAQGLSIGFSTSGPAQADAIRAALAVTVEGEPLFRTVQSTYNVLETSAAPALAEAHDAGLTVIVKEGMANGRLADPYAPDALKAIAAETTLGCDAVALALILRQPWAGVVLSGAATAGQLASNLHAAVVDLDDDQLSRLAALAEDPRAYWERRGQLPWH, encoded by the coding sequence ATGCCCTTCGCCCGTCTCGCGACCGCCACGACGCCCACCTGCCACATCGGCCTGGGCCTCGCCGCAGTAGGCCGCCCGGGTTACATCAACCTCGGTCGAGACCATGACCTCGGAGAGAATCGCAGCGTCGACGCCCTGCGCGAGCGCACCCACGAGCTCCTCGAAGCCGCCTACGCCCAGGGCGTGCGCTACTTCGACGTCGCCCGGTCCTACGGCCGCTCCGAGGAGTTCCTCGCCGACTGGCTGGGCGGCCGGCCCGACATCGACGACGTCGTGGTCGGCAGCAAATGGGGCTACACCTACACGGCGGACTGGCGGACCGACGCCGAGGCGCACGAGGTCAAGGACCACAGTGTCGCCACCTACGAGCGGCAGCGCGCCGAGACGGCCGAGCTGCTCGACGACCGGCTCGACCTCTACCAGATCCACTCGCTGACCCCGGACAGCCCGGCCCTCACCGACAAGGAACTCCACGCCAAGCTCGCCGAAGCGGCCGCGCAGGGCCTCTCCATCGGCTTCTCCACCAGCGGTCCCGCCCAGGCCGACGCCATCCGCGCCGCGCTCGCCGTGACGGTCGAGGGTGAGCCCCTCTTCCGTACCGTCCAGTCCACCTACAACGTGCTGGAGACCTCGGCCGCGCCCGCGCTGGCCGAGGCCCATGACGCCGGACTCACGGTGATCGTCAAGGAGGGCATGGCGAACGGCCGGCTCGCGGATCCCTATGCGCCTGACGCGCTGAAGGCCATCGCCGCGGAGACCACCCTGGGCTGCGACGCCGTGGCCCTCGCGCTGATCCTGCGGCAGCCCTGGGCGGGCGTCGTGCTGTCCGGCGCGGCCACCGCGGGCCAGCTCGCCTCGAACCTGCATGCGGCGGTCGTCGACCTCGACGACGACCAGCTGTCCCGGCTCGCGGCCCTGGCCGAGGACCCGCGCGCGTACTGGGAGCGGCGCGGACAGCTGCCCTGGCACTGA
- a CDS encoding TetR/AcrR family transcriptional regulator: MAVDREHVLRSAAALLTRKSTATMDEVAKAAGISRATLHRQFAGRDALVRALEALGIEECEAALDAARPDEGAAQEAVRRLVKELEKAAGLLAFLYTENQLFEGEEQNEGWARIDARIAALFRRGQDSGEFRIDLTPAWLTEALYGLMASGAWAVTEGRVAGKDFHHMIVELLLGGALRREES; this comes from the coding sequence ATGGCTGTCGACCGCGAACACGTGCTGCGCAGCGCAGCCGCCCTGCTCACCCGCAAATCCACCGCCACCATGGACGAGGTCGCCAAGGCGGCCGGGATCAGCCGGGCCACGCTGCACCGCCAGTTCGCGGGGCGTGACGCACTCGTACGGGCGCTGGAGGCGCTCGGCATCGAGGAGTGCGAGGCGGCCCTCGATGCCGCCCGCCCCGACGAGGGCGCCGCCCAGGAAGCCGTACGCCGCCTGGTGAAGGAGCTGGAGAAGGCGGCCGGCCTGCTCGCCTTCCTCTACACCGAGAACCAGCTGTTCGAGGGCGAGGAACAGAACGAGGGCTGGGCGCGGATAGACGCCCGGATCGCCGCACTGTTCCGGCGCGGCCAGGACAGCGGCGAGTTCCGCATCGACCTCACCCCGGCCTGGCTCACCGAAGCGCTCTACGGGCTCATGGCCTCGGGGGCGTGGGCGGTGACCGAGGGCCGGGTCGCCGGCAAGGACTTCCACCACATGATCGTCGAGCTGCTGCTCGGCGGCGCACTACGGAGAGAGGAATCATGA